One window of the Coregonus clupeaformis isolate EN_2021a unplaced genomic scaffold, ASM2061545v1 scaf0009, whole genome shotgun sequence genome contains the following:
- the LOC121575699 gene encoding ethanolamine kinase 1, whose product MANYIHVPDEAPAVPKIDVTLDENDYRSGALRLIKELRPFWKPSEVKMKSFTDGITNKLLGCYVGGVMQDVVLVRIYGNKTELFVDRENEVKSFRTLHAHRCAPRLYCTFNNGLCYEFLQGQALEPEHIRSLPTSRLIARQLAKYHAIHAHNGWVPQSDLWLTMGKYFALVPKFFQDPEMNMRLNSEVPSRRRLREEMVWMQQSLSVLGSPVVLCHNDLLCKNIIYNQQGENVKFIDYEYAGYNYQAYDIGNHFNEFAGLNEVDYSHYPERSLQLQWLRSYLEAYKEHKGQGSEVTEPEVEVLYVQVNRFSLASHFFWGLWALIQAEFSTIDFDFLGYAVLRFSQYFKMKPEVAALNFPE is encoded by the exons ATGGCCAACTACATTCATGTACCCGACGAGGCGCCCGCTGTACCCAAAATAGATGTCACATTAGACGAGAACGATTACAGATCTGGTGCATTGAGACTGATCAAGGAACTGAGACCGTTCTGGAAACCATCCGAGGTCAAAATGAAG TCCTTCACAGATGGAATCACCAATAAGTTGCTGGGCTGCTACGTGGGCGGGGTCATGCAGGATGTGGTCCTGGTGCGTATCTATGGCAACAAGACAGAGCTGTTTGTGGACCGGGAGAACGAGGTGAAGAGTTTCAGGACGCTCCACGCACACCGCTGCGCCCCGCGTCTCTACTGTACCTTCAACAACGGCCTCTGCTATGAGTTCCTACAGGGCCAGGCACTGGAACCTGAACACATCCGCAGCCTGCCCACGTCCAG GCTCATCGCGAGGCAGCTGGCTAAGTACCATGCCATCCATGCTCACAACGGATGGGTGCCCCAGTCAGACCTGTGGCTGACAATGGGCAAGTACTTCGCCCTGGTGCCCAAGTTCTTCCAAGACCCAGAGATGAACATGAG gTTAAACAGTGAGGTGCCTAGTCGAAGGCGACTGAGAGAGGAGATGGTGTGGATGCAGCAGAGTCTGTCTGTGCTGGGCTCTCCTGTAGTCCTCTGCCACAATGACCTGCTGTGTAAGAACATAATCTATAATCAGCAAGGAG AAAATGTGAAGTTCATTGACTACGAATACGCTGGGTACAATTACCAAGCCTATGACATTGGGAACCACTTCAATGAATTTGCAG GTCTGAATGAGGTGGACTACAGCCACTACCCAGAGCGAAGCTTGCAGCTGCAGTGGCTGCGCTCGTACCTGGAGGCCTATAAGGAACACAAAGGTCAAGGGTCAGAGGTCACTGAGCCAGAGGTGGAGGTGCTCTACGTACAGGTCAACCGCTTCTCCCTG gcaTCTCATTTCTTCTGGGGCCTGTGGGCTCTGATTCAGGCAGAGTTTTCCACCATTGATTTTGACTTCCTGGG ATACGCAGTCCTTCGCTTCAGCCAGTACTTCAAGATGAAGCCAGAGGTTGCAGCACTGAACTTTCCAGAATAA